In one Limosilactobacillus oris genomic region, the following are encoded:
- a CDS encoding LTA synthase family protein, which translates to MKKLSKFVDTRIGFFTLLVVLFWFKTLFAYFTDFNLGASNIFQYIILIFNPLATTALIYSIAFYFKRARFFYPVIMGLDIANTLLLYLNVIYYREFTDFMTIATMTGYSKVNQGLSGSSLALTNFHDVFYWLDIVVIIVLMLLRVIHFDRRAIGTRLAFAFTSMSLVLFGVNLSLAEMDRPQLLGRTFDRNYIVKYLGIDAFTGYDLVKSQHIHEMRQSATKSELDKVKKFTDKHYAKPDPQMYGIAKGRNVIIIHLESFQQFLVDKKINDQEVTPFLNSLYHSKDTYAFDNFFHQVGQGKTSDAENMLETSTFGLPQGSLFATLGSDNTFQAAPAILNQRAGYTSAVFHGNVASFWNRNNVYKNLGYQYFFDASYYDTSGDKATGYGLKDKLLFKDSVKYLQNLQQPFYAKFITVTNHFPYDLDDEDKDPNFQTTNTGDSNVDNYFVTAHYLDQSLSEFFNYLKKTGVYDHSIIMIYGDHYGISNSENTSLASVLGKNADSWTDFDNAQLQRVPLMFVIPNSGGHGYISHTYGGEVDVLPTLLHLLGISSKRYIQFGTDLFSKEHSQTVAFRNRDFVTPHFTSINGKIYNNRTGKEAKLTKKQQKQLERARELVNLELSLSDSLNEKNLLRFYHPKGFKTVNPADYNYSNGLNRAQRIEKKKGNKSTSIFSQHHDRSTVNDYSTDAPEQNHSSTDSNRIKITNPDANNK; encoded by the coding sequence ATGAAAAAATTAAGCAAATTCGTGGACACTAGGATTGGGTTCTTTACCCTGCTAGTCGTCCTTTTTTGGTTTAAAACCCTGTTTGCTTACTTTACTGATTTCAACCTCGGGGCCAGCAATATTTTTCAGTACATCATTCTGATTTTTAACCCACTGGCCACGACGGCGTTAATCTATAGTATTGCATTTTATTTCAAACGGGCGCGCTTCTTCTATCCCGTCATCATGGGGCTTGACATCGCCAACACCCTCCTGCTCTACCTCAACGTCATCTACTACCGGGAATTTACCGACTTCATGACAATTGCCACGATGACCGGTTATTCCAAGGTCAACCAGGGACTAAGCGGCAGTTCGTTGGCATTGACGAACTTCCACGACGTCTTCTACTGGCTTGACATCGTGGTTATTATCGTCCTGATGCTGCTCCGGGTCATTCACTTTGACCGCCGCGCCATCGGGACCCGCCTGGCCTTTGCCTTCACGTCGATGTCACTGGTTCTCTTCGGGGTCAACCTCTCCTTAGCGGAAATGGACCGGCCACAACTGCTAGGACGGACCTTTGACCGGAATTACATCGTCAAGTACCTGGGGATTGACGCCTTTACTGGCTACGACCTGGTTAAATCCCAGCACATTCACGAAATGCGGCAGAGCGCTACGAAGTCCGAGCTGGACAAGGTCAAGAAATTCACGGATAAGCATTACGCCAAGCCGGACCCCCAGATGTATGGAATCGCTAAGGGACGGAACGTAATCATTATCCACCTGGAAAGTTTCCAGCAGTTCTTGGTCGACAAAAAGATCAATGACCAGGAAGTCACACCATTTTTAAATTCCTTGTACCATAGTAAGGATACCTACGCCTTTGACAACTTTTTCCACCAGGTTGGTCAGGGAAAGACCAGCGACGCGGAAAACATGCTGGAAACGTCAACCTTCGGGCTGCCACAGGGCTCACTGTTTGCAACCCTTGGTAGTGACAACACCTTCCAAGCCGCCCCGGCAATTTTGAACCAGCGGGCTGGTTACACCAGTGCGGTCTTCCACGGGAACGTCGCTAGTTTTTGGAACCGGAATAACGTTTATAAGAATCTTGGTTACCAGTATTTCTTTGACGCTAGTTACTATGACACCTCAGGCGATAAGGCCACCGGTTATGGTCTGAAAGACAAGCTGCTCTTCAAGGACTCGGTCAAGTACCTGCAAAATCTGCAGCAGCCATTCTACGCCAAGTTTATTACCGTTACCAACCACTTCCCGTATGACCTGGACGACGAGGATAAGGATCCAAACTTCCAGACAACTAATACGGGCGATTCCAACGTTGATAACTACTTTGTGACGGCGCACTATCTGGACCAATCATTATCAGAGTTTTTCAACTATCTGAAGAAGACGGGAGTTTACGACCACTCCATCATTATGATCTACGGTGACCACTACGGAATCTCCAATAGCGAGAACACCTCCCTCGCCAGCGTACTCGGGAAAAACGCAGATAGCTGGACAGACTTCGATAACGCACAGCTCCAGCGGGTCCCGCTGATGTTTGTCATTCCTAATTCCGGCGGCCATGGTTACATCTCCCATACCTATGGCGGCGAAGTTGACGTTTTGCCAACCCTGCTCCACCTGTTGGGAATCAGTTCCAAACGCTACATCCAGTTTGGAACGGACCTCTTCTCCAAGGAGCACAGTCAAACCGTGGCTTTCCGGAACCGGGACTTTGTAACCCCGCATTTCACCAGCATTAACGGGAAGATTTATAACAACCGTACCGGAAAGGAAGCTAAGCTGACCAAGAAACAGCAAAAGCAACTGGAACGGGCACGGGAGCTAGTCAACCTGGAACTAAGCCTCTCCGATTCGCTAAACGAGAAGAACCTACTTCGCTTCTACCACCCCAAGGGATTTAAGACCGTTAACCCAGCGGACTACAACTATTCCAACGGCTTAAATCGTGCCCAGCGAATTGAGAAGAAGAAGGGGAACAAGTCAACCAGTATCTTCAGTCAGCACCATGATCGGTCAACGGTCAATGATTATAGTACTGATGCTCCAGAACAGAACCACTCTTCAACCGATTCTAACCGAATTAAGATTACCAATCCGGACGCAAATAACAAGTGA
- a CDS encoding YitT family protein, producing the protein MAMKVNYKQLTKAGLVAVLYGLLSAIAVNDFLNVVNSYSTGLLGLSQLIHAVLPNFSMSLLMTILNVPLFIFAWRVFGFRYILFSGLAVLSNIIFLGIIPTMVLVKDPLTNTIIGSALIGLSIGWCFNNGFTTGGMDIVATYCQRRFHKNVGFFANLINGLIIVLTLIFFGPGRIVYTLIGMLIVNALMDYAFASQTDVMVIIFTKRADKLIQQLRRFTHGATILNGQGAYTGKPTDVIMVVTPRGQLAFLRELIKSEDPDAFMSIQKSDVESGKYTHYSL; encoded by the coding sequence GTGGCAATGAAAGTAAATTACAAGCAACTAACTAAAGCAGGGCTGGTGGCGGTCTTATATGGGCTGTTATCTGCGATTGCTGTTAATGACTTTTTAAACGTAGTCAATTCCTATTCGACTGGTTTGCTGGGATTATCACAGCTGATTCATGCAGTGCTTCCTAACTTCAGTATGAGCCTGTTAATGACAATTCTAAACGTCCCGTTATTTATTTTTGCTTGGCGGGTATTTGGTTTTCGGTACATTCTTTTTTCAGGACTTGCTGTTTTATCAAACATCATCTTCTTAGGGATTATTCCCACAATGGTGCTGGTAAAGGATCCGTTAACGAACACGATTATTGGGTCGGCATTAATCGGGTTAAGTATTGGCTGGTGCTTTAATAACGGTTTTACCACTGGTGGAATGGATATTGTCGCAACCTACTGCCAGCGGCGGTTTCATAAAAACGTTGGCTTCTTTGCTAACTTGATTAATGGATTAATTATTGTTTTGACATTAATATTCTTTGGACCCGGTCGGATTGTATACACCCTGATTGGGATGTTAATTGTCAACGCTTTGATGGACTATGCCTTTGCCTCACAGACGGATGTGATGGTAATAATCTTTACTAAGCGGGCTGACAAACTGATCCAGCAGTTACGGCGGTTTACTCATGGGGCCACTATTCTTAATGGTCAGGGAGCATATACGGGCAAGCCGACCGATGTAATTATGGTGGTGACACCGCGTGGACAATTAGCATTTTTACGGGAGCTAATTAAGAGCGAAGACCCAGATGCCTTTATGAGCATTCAAAAATCGGATGTTGAATCTGGCAAGTATACTCATTACTCACTATGA
- a CDS encoding D-alanyl-D-alanine carboxypeptidase family protein, which yields MKIKRVLRLVMVLPLVLAELTTGALASERVNARAAVMIDASTGQVLYEQNANQKLPVASISKLLTVAVIHDELNQRIITANTRVNVSADVAAIASDPSYSAIGVQEGQSYTVRELLNAAMVKSADGATLALAEADGSNLEEFNLKMDQKAKAIGLKNFTIVNPVGLTNGDLKGLKLDQYANNAENEMTANDVALLARYLVQTYPDLLQVTAQKNADFYIAKNKTVKADNLNKMLPGEQYAVPGVKIDGLKTGTSAAAGPSFVSTGVYRGHRVITVVLHANGDGGNARFAATRQLYNRLKGMKTEQITLPRWLHRQWVANGTQRSVAIRPQQVSVWGDKPIKNYSLAVRLNRHGQNGKILAPVRADEKIGELEVASHGVKTIDNEPLTYSLYSSEQVPLGNFWQRLWH from the coding sequence ATGAAAATTAAAAGGGTTTTGCGATTGGTAATGGTACTACCGTTGGTGTTGGCTGAACTAACAACCGGCGCCCTGGCGAGTGAACGGGTTAACGCACGGGCAGCGGTGATGATCGATGCATCGACTGGGCAGGTGTTGTACGAGCAGAATGCTAATCAGAAGCTGCCGGTAGCGTCAATCAGCAAACTGCTGACGGTAGCGGTAATCCATGATGAACTCAATCAGCGGATCATTACTGCTAATACAAGAGTCAATGTGTCTGCTGACGTGGCGGCGATTGCCAGTGATCCGAGCTATTCTGCTATCGGGGTCCAAGAGGGACAATCCTATACCGTTCGGGAGCTGTTGAATGCTGCAATGGTCAAGTCTGCTGATGGGGCAACGCTGGCACTGGCCGAGGCCGATGGTAGCAACTTGGAGGAGTTTAACCTCAAGATGGATCAGAAGGCCAAGGCAATCGGTCTTAAAAATTTTACGATTGTGAATCCAGTGGGTTTAACAAATGGTGACCTGAAAGGCTTAAAACTGGATCAGTACGCCAACAATGCGGAAAACGAGATGACGGCAAATGATGTTGCCCTTTTAGCACGCTACTTGGTTCAAACCTATCCGGACTTGCTTCAAGTAACGGCGCAGAAAAATGCTGATTTTTATATTGCTAAAAATAAAACCGTGAAGGCTGATAACTTAAACAAGATGCTGCCAGGAGAGCAGTATGCAGTTCCGGGGGTTAAAATTGATGGCCTGAAGACCGGAACTTCTGCTGCCGCTGGCCCATCGTTTGTTAGCACTGGCGTGTACCGGGGCCACCGGGTGATCACGGTGGTTCTCCACGCAAATGGTGATGGTGGTAATGCCCGTTTTGCTGCTACCCGGCAACTCTACAACCGGCTCAAAGGAATGAAGACGGAGCAAATCACACTGCCCCGCTGGCTGCACCGGCAGTGGGTCGCTAATGGTACACAACGGTCAGTTGCTATCAGGCCCCAGCAGGTCAGTGTCTGGGGTGACAAGCCCATCAAGAATTACAGCTTGGCGGTAAGGCTAAACCGTCACGGACAAAACGGGAAGATCCTTGCCCCAGTGCGTGCCGACGAAAAGATTGGCGAGCTGGAAGTTGCTAGTCATGGGGTGAAAACGATTGATAATGAACCGCTGACGTATAGTCTTTACAGCAGTGAGCAGGTTCCTCTTGGCAATTTCTGGCAACGGTTGTGGCATTAG